The proteins below come from a single Marinobacter bohaiensis genomic window:
- a CDS encoding YigZ family protein: protein MSKDYPIPAESIEREIEIKKSRFIGRVAPVSSREEAMAFLEQARRDYPDARHHCWAYQIGRPEAASQAAMNDDGEPSGTAGKPILNVIQHKDMGDIMVVVIRYFGGIKLGAGGLVRAYAGATEAVLSDVPRRVQRPTERIEAQLDFALEQPVRHWCEQHEAQVADVNYGEGVTMRVEVPLEHRSAFNAFCRAEGIILPASDQNASEPE, encoded by the coding sequence ATGTCAAAAGATTATCCCATTCCCGCAGAATCCATCGAGCGGGAAATCGAGATCAAGAAGAGCCGGTTCATCGGCCGGGTGGCGCCGGTGTCGTCGCGGGAGGAGGCCATGGCTTTCCTGGAACAGGCGCGCCGCGATTATCCCGATGCCCGCCATCACTGCTGGGCGTACCAGATCGGTCGTCCCGAAGCGGCCAGCCAGGCGGCCATGAACGACGACGGGGAGCCCTCCGGCACCGCCGGCAAACCTATCCTTAATGTCATTCAGCACAAGGATATGGGCGATATCATGGTGGTGGTGATCCGTTACTTCGGCGGTATCAAACTGGGCGCGGGTGGGCTGGTCCGCGCCTACGCCGGCGCCACGGAAGCGGTGCTGTCGGATGTGCCGCGCCGGGTTCAGCGCCCGACTGAGCGGATCGAGGCGCAGCTGGACTTTGCGCTGGAGCAGCCCGTTCGACACTGGTGCGAGCAGCATGAGGCGCAGGTGGCGGACGTGAACTATGGTGAAGGAGTAACGATGCGGGTCGAGGTTCCCCTGGAACATCGGTCTGCATTCAACGCGTTCTGCCGTGCCGAAGGCATCATCCTGCCGGCATCCGACCAGAATGCCTCCGAACCAGAGTGA
- a CDS encoding DUF4136 domain-containing protein, which translates to MRNLVLVLCLALLTGCASIVATDYDAGAQFNSYQTWAFAPDNGKDDFLSLDGARVENAVEREMGQKTMTRGPADNADLLVTYRVEEAEKLESSGFSYGLGFGRGNFGWGVSTPTDVRQVKQGKLVVEFVDRASERVVWRGVSRRYLDERQSPEDRVELIDEVVAAMFDRYPPS; encoded by the coding sequence ATGCGTAATCTGGTTTTGGTTCTGTGCCTGGCGCTGCTGACGGGCTGCGCCAGCATTGTGGCGACCGACTATGATGCCGGTGCCCAGTTCAACAGCTACCAGACATGGGCCTTCGCACCGGACAACGGGAAAGACGATTTCCTGAGCCTGGACGGTGCCCGGGTGGAAAACGCGGTCGAGCGGGAGATGGGGCAGAAGACCATGACACGCGGGCCTGCGGACAACGCGGATCTGCTGGTTACCTATCGCGTTGAGGAAGCCGAGAAGCTGGAGAGTTCCGGATTCAGCTACGGTCTGGGTTTCGGCCGTGGCAACTTTGGCTGGGGCGTGTCCACACCCACCGACGTGCGCCAGGTCAAGCAGGGCAAACTGGTGGTTGAGTTCGTTGACCGGGCCTCGGAGCGCGTTGTCTGGCGCGGCGTCAGCCGGCGTTACCTGGACGAACGTCAGTCGCCGGAAGACCGCGTCGAGCTGATCGACGAGGTGGTCGCCGCCATGTTTGACCGGTACCCGCCGAGCTGA
- a CDS encoding putative signal transducing protein translates to MSWVTVARYSLPFEAHVARARLDSEGVDATVADEHTIGMQWLYSDAMGGVRLQVRAEDEFRARAILAEDRSDVVDESIAPGLAHREDGDEPRLSRLADPRYRRGFFLAFLFWFIGS, encoded by the coding sequence ATGAGCTGGGTGACCGTCGCGCGCTATTCGTTACCGTTCGAAGCCCACGTGGCTCGGGCCCGGCTGGATTCGGAAGGCGTGGACGCCACGGTGGCCGATGAACACACCATTGGCATGCAGTGGCTCTATTCCGACGCCATGGGCGGAGTGCGGCTGCAGGTGCGCGCCGAAGACGAGTTCCGGGCGCGGGCGATTCTCGCCGAGGACCGCTCGGACGTGGTGGATGAATCCATCGCGCCCGGGCTGGCGCATCGTGAGGATGGCGACGAGCCACGCCTGTCACGGCTGGCCGATCCGCGCTATCGCCGCGGCTTCTTCCTTGCATTCCTGTTCTGGTTTATCGGATCCTGA
- a CDS encoding translation initiation factor Sui1, translated as MKKRSSGGLVFSTDQGRMCPVCREPMESCRCGEPVAPAGDGIVRVSRETKGRKGKGVTLITGIPLAGADLKAYAKTLKAKCGTGGTVKDGVVEIQGDHRDLLVPLLQEKGWTVKKAGG; from the coding sequence TTGAAGAAACGATCCTCAGGTGGTCTGGTCTTCTCGACGGACCAGGGCAGGATGTGTCCCGTTTGCCGCGAGCCGATGGAGTCCTGTCGCTGCGGCGAACCGGTGGCGCCGGCCGGTGACGGCATTGTGCGTGTCAGCCGGGAAACCAAGGGCCGCAAAGGCAAGGGCGTAACCCTGATTACCGGCATTCCCCTGGCGGGCGCCGATCTCAAGGCCTACGCCAAGACGCTCAAGGCCAAGTGCGGAACCGGTGGTACGGTGAAAGACGGCGTGGTGGAAATCCAGGGGGATCACCGGGATCTGCTGGTTCCGCTGCTCCAGGAAAAAGGCTGGACGGTCAAGAAGGCGGGTGGTTGA
- a CDS encoding glutathione S-transferase family protein, producing the protein MTKPVLYQFPVSHYCEKVRWALDYKHIAYETRNLLPLFHMPAVFRRTRQNKVPVLKLDGRYINESSVIIQTLDERFPSAPVLFPEDDAQREEALEWAAFADREIGPHLRRTAYFHVIDHSHVMFEILTEGQNTVGRMTFRASQPVVVRAMKEGMGINERGYARSLERLEAALDRLDARVADNAYLTGDRFSVADLTAASLLGPLARPPEAPFQFPDDLPPALTDFIDAFQERPSIDWVRRMYREHRGKRAS; encoded by the coding sequence ATGACGAAACCCGTGCTCTACCAGTTTCCGGTTTCCCATTACTGCGAGAAGGTGCGCTGGGCGCTGGACTACAAGCACATCGCCTACGAGACCCGAAACCTGTTGCCGTTGTTCCACATGCCGGCGGTGTTCCGTCGAACCCGCCAGAACAAGGTGCCTGTGCTCAAGCTGGATGGCCGCTACATCAACGAGTCGTCGGTGATCATCCAGACCCTGGACGAGCGTTTCCCGTCGGCGCCGGTGCTGTTTCCTGAAGACGATGCGCAGCGCGAAGAGGCCCTGGAATGGGCGGCTTTCGCTGACCGAGAGATCGGTCCGCACCTGCGGCGTACCGCCTATTTCCACGTCATCGACCACTCCCACGTGATGTTCGAGATACTCACGGAGGGCCAGAACACGGTGGGACGAATGACGTTCCGGGCCAGCCAGCCGGTCGTCGTCCGCGCCATGAAAGAAGGCATGGGAATCAACGAGCGCGGCTACGCCCGCAGCCTGGAACGACTGGAAGCGGCGCTGGACCGGCTCGACGCCCGCGTGGCGGACAACGCCTATCTCACCGGCGACCGGTTCTCCGTTGCCGATCTGACCGCCGCCTCGCTGTTGGGGCCGCTGGCCCGTCCGCCCGAGGCGCCGTTCCAGTTCCCGGACGACCTGCCACCGGCGCTGACGGACTTTATCGACGCCTTCCAGGAACGCCCGTCCATCGACTGGGTGCGCCGTATGTACCGGGAGCATCGTGGCAAGCGGGCCAGTTGA
- a CDS encoding D-amino acid dehydrogenase produces MQILVLGAGVVGTTSAWYLRQAGHEVTVVERQSRAALETSFANGGQISVSHATPWANPSAPLKLMAWLGKPDAPLRFRPRLDPAQWGWGARFLRECTSRRARYNLHQLVTLGTYSRERLQSLREDLALDYDQVTRGILHFYTDPAEFERAQLPASQMRAFGCAREVIDADRAVALEPALAGARDRLVGATYTADDESGDARKFTQALAQKAADAGVRFLYDTEIVGFEQRRDDVAGVRVIENGVHHTLRADSYVLSLGSFSPLLARQLGLKLSIYPAKGYSITVPVRSPERAYKVSLTDDQYKLVYSRLGDRLRIAGTAELNGYGRDLDLRRCQAIVSRVSDLMPEAGHWDQARFWTGLRPTTPSNLPYIGRSRLRNLFLNTGHGTLGWTHACGSAAALADIVAGRQPDLDFAFTAA; encoded by the coding sequence ATGCAGATTCTGGTTCTCGGAGCCGGTGTTGTCGGGACCACCAGTGCCTGGTACCTCCGCCAGGCCGGCCACGAGGTGACCGTGGTCGAACGACAGTCCCGGGCGGCCCTGGAAACCAGTTTCGCCAACGGAGGTCAGATCTCCGTCTCCCACGCGACGCCCTGGGCCAACCCGTCAGCGCCGTTGAAGCTGATGGCGTGGCTGGGCAAGCCGGACGCACCCCTGCGCTTCCGGCCGCGCCTTGATCCGGCCCAGTGGGGCTGGGGCGCGCGTTTCCTGCGTGAGTGCACATCGCGTCGGGCGCGCTACAACCTGCACCAGTTGGTGACCCTCGGCACCTACAGCCGTGAGCGGTTGCAGTCGCTGCGTGAGGACCTGGCGCTGGATTACGACCAGGTCACTCGTGGCATCCTGCACTTCTACACCGACCCGGCCGAGTTCGAGCGGGCCCAGTTGCCGGCGAGTCAGATGCGGGCGTTCGGCTGCGCACGCGAGGTCATCGACGCCGACCGGGCGGTCGCGCTGGAACCGGCGCTGGCCGGCGCGCGGGACCGTCTTGTGGGTGCCACCTATACCGCTGACGATGAGTCCGGCGACGCCCGCAAATTCACCCAGGCGCTGGCGCAAAAGGCAGCGGATGCGGGTGTCCGGTTCCTGTATGACACCGAGATCGTCGGATTCGAGCAGCGTCGCGATGACGTCGCCGGTGTGCGTGTGATCGAGAACGGTGTTCATCACACCCTTCGGGCTGACAGTTATGTCCTCAGTCTGGGTAGTTTCAGCCCACTCCTGGCGCGCCAGCTGGGTCTGAAGCTGAGCATCTACCCGGCCAAGGGCTACTCCATTACCGTGCCGGTGCGTTCGCCGGAGCGGGCCTATAAGGTGAGTCTGACCGACGATCAGTACAAGCTGGTCTATTCCCGTCTGGGAGACCGGTTGCGCATCGCCGGCACGGCAGAATTGAACGGCTACGGCCGTGACCTGGACCTGCGTCGCTGCCAGGCGATCGTGAGTCGGGTCTCGGACCTGATGCCGGAAGCCGGTCACTGGGACCAGGCCCGGTTCTGGACCGGTCTGCGCCCGACCACGCCGTCCAATCTGCCTTACATCGGCCGCAGTCGCTTGCGTAACCTGTTCCTCAACACCGGGCACGGGACCCTGGGCTGGACCCATGCCTGTGGCTCCGCGGCGGCTCTGGCGGACATTGTTGCGGGTCGCCAGCCGGATCTGGATTTTGCTTTTACCGCGGCCTGA
- a CDS encoding DMT family transporter, which yields MAVTSSPLRITVLTTLAMLAFAANSVFCRLALGAGTIDAASFTFIRLLSGTLMLVILVRLRVAKRDGSVHGSWWSAAMLFLYAICFSFAYLSLDTGVGALILFGCVQLSMIGWGLIQGERPSLVQWLGTLLAVGGLVYLLSPGATAPPLFAAVLMAIAGVAWGVYSLRGRGVSQPLLVTADNFLRASPMALVALMVAMPAWSVDLHGAVLAVLSGALASAVGYAIWYAALPALSATLAASVQLSVPVIAAAFGVALMAEPVTPRLVIASLVILGGIGLVILARSRQARGG from the coding sequence ATGGCCGTAACCAGCAGCCCCTTGCGCATTACTGTCCTGACCACCCTGGCCATGCTCGCGTTCGCCGCCAATTCCGTATTCTGTCGCCTGGCGCTGGGGGCGGGCACCATCGACGCCGCGTCCTTCACCTTTATCCGCCTGCTTTCGGGCACGCTGATGCTGGTGATCCTGGTGCGCCTGCGTGTGGCGAAGCGTGATGGCTCGGTGCACGGTAGCTGGTGGTCCGCCGCCATGCTGTTCCTGTACGCCATCTGTTTTTCCTTCGCCTACCTGTCGTTGGACACGGGCGTGGGCGCGCTGATCCTGTTCGGCTGCGTGCAGCTGTCGATGATCGGTTGGGGACTGATTCAGGGGGAGCGGCCGTCCCTCGTACAATGGTTGGGAACGCTGCTGGCGGTGGGCGGCCTGGTTTACCTGCTGTCGCCGGGCGCTACGGCACCGCCGCTGTTTGCCGCCGTGTTGATGGCGATCGCGGGTGTCGCGTGGGGCGTGTACTCACTGCGGGGGCGCGGCGTGAGCCAGCCCCTGTTGGTCACGGCGGATAATTTCCTGCGCGCCTCGCCCATGGCGTTGGTGGCCCTGATGGTGGCGATGCCGGCCTGGTCGGTCGACCTTCATGGCGCCGTGCTCGCGGTGCTGTCCGGCGCTCTGGCCTCGGCGGTGGGCTACGCCATCTGGTACGCCGCGTTACCGGCCCTGTCGGCGACGCTGGCGGCCAGTGTCCAGCTTTCGGTGCCGGTGATTGCGGCCGCCTTCGGGGTGGCGCTTATGGCCGAGCCCGTGACGCCGCGGCTGGTCATTGCTTCCCTGGTTATCCTGGGTGGCATTGGCCTGGTGATCCTGGCCAGGAGTCGACAGGCGAGGGGCGGGTGA
- a CDS encoding glutathione S-transferase: MLTVHHLNNSRSQRVLWMLEELGLEYEIKHYQRDPKTMLAPASLKAVHPLGKSPVVTDGELTVAESGAIIDYLAHQYGRDLLPEAGTQRWIDYTYWLHYAEGSLMPPLLLKLVFEKVKTNPMPFFVRPVAKGIADKTNQIFIGPQIRNHLDFVESHLKNNEWFLGDRLSAADIQMSFPLEASVARGIVGDDRPAIRDYVRRYQSRPAYRRALEKGGDYDFA; the protein is encoded by the coding sequence ATGCTAACTGTTCATCACCTCAACAACTCGCGCTCGCAACGTGTTCTCTGGATGCTGGAAGAGCTTGGTCTGGAGTACGAGATCAAGCACTATCAGCGTGACCCAAAAACCATGCTGGCGCCGGCCAGTCTCAAGGCGGTGCATCCGCTGGGTAAGTCGCCGGTGGTGACCGACGGTGAGCTGACGGTGGCCGAATCCGGCGCCATCATCGACTACCTGGCCCACCAGTACGGGCGTGACCTGCTACCCGAAGCCGGTACCCAGCGGTGGATCGACTACACCTACTGGTTGCACTATGCCGAAGGCTCGTTGATGCCGCCGCTGCTGCTGAAACTGGTGTTCGAGAAGGTCAAGACCAATCCCATGCCTTTCTTCGTGCGCCCCGTGGCCAAAGGCATTGCCGATAAGACCAACCAGATCTTTATCGGCCCGCAGATCAGGAACCACCTGGACTTCGTCGAATCCCACCTGAAGAACAACGAGTGGTTCCTGGGGGACAGGCTCAGCGCCGCCGATATCCAGATGAGTTTCCCGTTGGAGGCGTCCGTGGCGCGCGGTATCGTGGGTGACGACCGTCCGGCGATCCGGGATTATGTGCGGCGCTATCAGTCGCGTCCGGCCTATCGCCGTGCGCTGGAGAAGGGAGGTGACTATGACTTTGCATAG
- a CDS encoding DUF4442 domain-containing protein, whose amino-acid sequence MNTFRRLLASAGGLQRALNVFGPYVGAGIRVEHIAPDFSEATVSMKLHWFNTNYVGTHFGGSLYSMTDPMYMLLLMNRLGPDYIVWDKSAHIDFLKPGKGRMTARFQLSDDRVEDIRQQAADGSKVLPEWAVDVLDDSGDTVARVHKTLYVRRKRTS is encoded by the coding sequence ATCAATACCTTCCGGCGGCTGCTGGCGTCGGCCGGTGGCCTGCAGCGAGCGCTGAACGTATTCGGCCCCTACGTCGGGGCCGGCATCCGCGTGGAGCACATCGCACCGGATTTCAGCGAAGCCACGGTGTCCATGAAACTGCACTGGTTCAACACCAACTACGTGGGTACCCACTTCGGCGGCTCGCTCTACAGCATGACCGATCCCATGTACATGCTGCTCCTGATGAACCGGCTGGGGCCGGATTACATCGTCTGGGACAAGAGTGCCCACATCGACTTTCTCAAACCCGGCAAGGGGCGCATGACCGCCCGCTTCCAACTGTCCGACGACCGGGTGGAGGACATCCGCCAGCAGGCGGCGGATGGCAGCAAGGTGCTGCCGGAATGGGCGGTGGATGTGCTGGACGACAGCGGTGATACCGTCGCCCGCGTGCACAAGACGTTGTACGTGCGACGTAAGCGGACCAGCTAG
- a CDS encoding DUF2780 domain-containing protein, with the protein MNTIIKRFLIVSSLYLLAPSAGALDLGSKLESGSMLLPEESVEVTGEASALVSDLQEQLGVTQTQAAGGAGALMQLAQSQLGGTSFSQVSDEVSGLGSLLGSSGDGSSNLLSSALSNVSSMDGVEKAFGALGLQPSAIEQFAPVILDFLQEQGLGSDLLGNLTSLWMPAE; encoded by the coding sequence ATGAATACCATTATCAAACGCTTTCTCATCGTCTCGAGTCTTTACCTGCTGGCCCCGTCGGCCGGCGCCCTGGACCTCGGCAGCAAACTGGAGTCCGGCAGCATGCTGTTGCCGGAAGAGTCGGTCGAAGTGACCGGCGAAGCCAGCGCCCTGGTCAGCGACCTGCAGGAACAGCTGGGAGTCACCCAGACCCAGGCCGCCGGCGGTGCCGGAGCACTGATGCAGCTGGCCCAGAGCCAACTGGGCGGGACTTCGTTCAGCCAGGTCAGCGATGAGGTTTCCGGGCTGGGCAGTCTGCTGGGCAGTTCCGGAGACGGATCGAGCAACCTGCTGAGTTCGGCCCTGTCCAACGTTTCGTCCATGGACGGCGTTGAGAAAGCCTTCGGAGCCCTGGGCCTGCAACCATCTGCAATCGAGCAGTTCGCGCCGGTCATCCTGGATTTCCTGCAGGAACAAGGCCTGGGCAGCGATCTGCTGGGCAACCTGACCAGCCTGTGGATGCCTGCGGAGTAA
- a CDS encoding fatty acid--CoA ligase gives MADTKIIPPVSNAYTYPLLIKRLLLSGPRYAPDQKIVYADRSEYTYRELEKRIHRLANALTEAGVKPGDTVAVMDWDTPRYLECFFAIPMIGAILHTVNIRLSPEQVVYTMNHAEDDLVLVHDDFLPLVEQVESQLETVKGYIQLSDEAQAKATSLNNVHGEYEALLADAADHFDFPDFDENSIATTFYTTGTTGNPKGVYFSHRQLVLHTLTQTGTLGFNDQMPLLRSNSVYMPVTPMFHVHAWGVPYAATMMGIKQVYPGRYEPELLVDLLKKHQVTFSHCVPTIMQMMLATESIKTADLSNWHVLIGGSALTEGLCNAGARLGIRMYTGYGMSETCPLLSTTFLKEADLELPLEQQTAKRIKTGVANPMVDLQIVDPDGNLLPHDGETKGEVVARTPWLTQGYLKEPEKGEALWEGGWLHTGDVGTIDPDGTLIIRDRIKDVIKTGGEWLSSLDLENLISQHPAVAATAVVGVPDDKWGERPHALVVLAPGQDASLEDIQAHLQQYVDAGEINKWAIPQMIDFVEDIPKTSVGKINKKLIRDELA, from the coding sequence ATGGCCGATACAAAAATAATTCCGCCAGTCAGCAACGCGTATACCTATCCCCTGCTGATCAAGCGGTTGCTGCTTTCAGGCCCACGCTACGCACCCGACCAGAAGATTGTCTACGCCGACCGCAGTGAGTACACCTACCGCGAACTTGAGAAGCGCATCCACCGGCTGGCCAACGCCCTGACCGAAGCCGGCGTGAAGCCCGGTGACACGGTGGCGGTAATGGACTGGGACACGCCGCGCTACCTGGAGTGCTTCTTCGCGATTCCAATGATCGGGGCCATCCTGCATACCGTGAACATCCGCCTGTCGCCGGAGCAGGTCGTGTACACCATGAACCACGCCGAAGACGACCTGGTGCTGGTGCACGACGACTTCCTGCCGCTGGTCGAACAGGTGGAAAGCCAGCTGGAGACGGTCAAGGGCTACATCCAGCTCAGTGACGAGGCGCAGGCCAAAGCCACCTCGCTGAACAATGTCCATGGCGAATACGAGGCGCTGCTGGCCGACGCCGCCGATCACTTCGACTTCCCGGACTTCGACGAAAACTCGATCGCCACCACCTTCTACACCACCGGCACCACCGGTAACCCCAAAGGCGTCTACTTCAGCCACCGCCAGCTGGTGCTGCATACCCTGACTCAGACCGGCACCCTGGGCTTCAACGACCAGATGCCGCTGCTGCGTTCCAACAGCGTCTACATGCCGGTCACCCCGATGTTCCATGTCCACGCCTGGGGCGTGCCCTACGCGGCCACCATGATGGGCATCAAGCAGGTCTATCCGGGGCGCTATGAGCCGGAGCTGCTGGTGGACCTGCTGAAGAAACACCAGGTCACTTTCTCCCACTGCGTGCCCACCATCATGCAGATGATGCTGGCCACCGAGTCGATCAAGACCGCGGACCTGAGCAACTGGCACGTGCTGATCGGCGGCAGCGCCCTGACCGAAGGCCTGTGCAACGCCGGCGCCAGACTGGGTATCCGCATGTACACCGGCTACGGCATGTCAGAGACGTGCCCGCTGCTGAGCACCACCTTCCTGAAAGAAGCAGACCTCGAACTGCCGCTGGAACAGCAGACCGCCAAGCGGATCAAGACCGGCGTCGCCAACCCCATGGTGGACCTGCAGATCGTCGATCCGGACGGCAACCTGTTGCCCCACGACGGCGAGACCAAAGGCGAAGTGGTGGCCCGTACCCCCTGGCTCACCCAGGGCTACCTGAAAGAGCCGGAGAAAGGCGAAGCCCTGTGGGAAGGCGGCTGGCTGCACACGGGCGACGTGGGCACCATCGATCCGGACGGCACGCTGATCATCCGCGACCGCATCAAGGACGTGATCAAGACCGGCGGCGAGTGGCTGTCCTCGCTGGATCTGGAGAACCTGATCAGTCAGCATCCCGCCGTCGCCGCCACCGCCGTGGTCGGGGTCCCCGATGACAAGTGGGGCGAACGTCCGCACGCGCTGGTGGTGCTGGCACCCGGCCAGGACGCCTCGCTGGAGGACATCCAGGCGCACCTGCAACAGTACGTGGACGCCGGCGAGATCAATAAATGGGCTATTCCCCAGATGATCGATTTCGTCGAGGACATTCCCAAGACCAGCGTGGGCAAGATCAACAAGAAGCTCATCCGCGACGAACTGGCCTGA
- the ppnP gene encoding pyrimidine/purine nucleoside phosphorylase, with product MLNVNEYFDGNAKSIAFQTADLPATVGVISPGEYEFGTTKKETMTIISGALEVLLPGMDKWMTYGAGETFEVAGQASFKAKADVDTAYLCTYE from the coding sequence ATGCTGAACGTGAACGAATACTTCGATGGCAACGCAAAATCCATTGCCTTCCAGACGGCAGACCTGCCGGCCACCGTGGGCGTCATCAGCCCGGGTGAGTATGAGTTCGGCACCACCAAGAAAGAAACCATGACCATCATCAGTGGTGCGCTGGAGGTTCTTCTGCCGGGTATGGACAAGTGGATGACCTACGGCGCCGGCGAAACCTTCGAAGTGGCCGGACAGGCCAGTTTCAAAGCCAAGGCCGACGTGGACACCGCCTACCTCTGCACCTACGAGTAA
- a CDS encoding DUF4112 domain-containing protein — protein MDPDNTHRAMPDAAERERLEKALARLEGSARLLDSQFRIPFTRIRFGLDPLIGLLPGIGDAAGLLLSLYLMVESVRLGAGSRQVFKMAGNVLLEFVVGLIPIVGDIFDVTWKANNRNAALLRKHIEQRLEPDNPGRPWRLYLLIGVFGALLLFLLAMIWGALFQASAA, from the coding sequence ATGGACCCAGACAACACCCACAGAGCCATGCCCGACGCGGCCGAACGCGAGCGGCTGGAGAAGGCCCTGGCGCGGCTGGAAGGCTCGGCTCGGCTATTGGATAGCCAGTTCCGGATTCCGTTCACACGCATCCGCTTCGGGCTGGACCCGTTGATCGGTCTGCTGCCGGGGATCGGCGACGCCGCCGGGCTGTTGCTGTCGCTCTACCTGATGGTCGAGTCGGTACGGTTGGGGGCAGGCTCCCGTCAGGTGTTCAAAATGGCCGGCAACGTGTTGCTGGAGTTTGTGGTGGGCCTGATCCCCATCGTCGGGGATATATTCGACGTGACCTGGAAAGCCAATAACCGCAACGCCGCGCTGCTGCGCAAGCACATCGAGCAGCGCCTGGAGCCGGACAATCCCGGCCGGCCCTGGCGTCTCTATTTACTGATCGGCGTGTTTGGCGCGCTGCTGCTGTTCCTGCTGGCGATGATCTGGGGCGCGCTGTTCCAGGCCTCCGCGGCCTGA
- a CDS encoding Na+/H+ antiporter subunit G → MPVALEILIVVLLILGGLFALAGSIGLLTLPDFYTRLHAPTKATTLGVGGIVFSSMLFFTISDRSVDVEEILIMVFLFLTAPISANMLAKAAMHLDVKRMDDTRGNPWDQ, encoded by the coding sequence ATGCCCGTTGCACTGGAAATACTGATTGTCGTTTTACTGATCCTCGGCGGCCTGTTTGCCCTGGCCGGCTCCATCGGCCTGCTGACCCTGCCGGACTTCTACACCCGGCTGCACGCCCCCACCAAGGCCACCACCCTGGGGGTGGGCGGTATCGTGTTCAGCTCGATGCTGTTCTTCACGATCTCTGACCGCAGCGTGGACGTGGAAGAAATCCTGATCATGGTGTTCCTGTTCCTGACCGCACCCATCAGCGCCAATATGCTGGCCAAGGCAGCCATGCATCTGGATGTGAAGCGGATGGACGACACCCGGGGCAACCCCTGGGATCAGTAA
- a CDS encoding K+/H+ antiporter subunit F: MIAIALKVTLGMVTLATVLNLIRLIKGPAAPDRILALDSLYINAIALIVLFSMVIHSRLYIPAALLIAVMGFIGTVALAKYLKRGSVIE, encoded by the coding sequence ATGATTGCCATCGCGCTCAAAGTCACTCTGGGCATGGTCACCCTGGCGACGGTGCTCAACCTGATCCGCCTGATCAAGGGGCCGGCTGCGCCCGACCGTATCCTGGCGCTGGACAGCCTGTACATCAACGCCATCGCCCTGATTGTGCTGTTCAGCATGGTCATCCACTCGCGCCTGTACATTCCGGCCGCGCTGCTGATCGCGGTCATGGGCTTTATCGGCACCGTGGCCCTGGCCAAATACCTCAAGCGCGGCAGCGTTATCGAATAG
- a CDS encoding Na+/H+ antiporter subunit E, whose protein sequence is MNGRFGLPHPLLSVTLFLVWQALSNGISGASIVMGVLLAWLLPLFTRNFWPDNPSIRRPFRFLTYILRVLWDIVVASVNVAYIVLNPVRKPRPAFVSYPLELKHPLAISTLAGTISLTPGTVSADVSDDESLLLIHVLDMEDEAALVEEIKKRYERPLLEIFK, encoded by the coding sequence ATGAACGGTCGTTTCGGACTGCCGCACCCGCTGTTGAGCGTCACCCTGTTCCTGGTCTGGCAGGCGCTGAGCAACGGCATCTCTGGCGCCAGCATCGTCATGGGCGTGCTGCTGGCCTGGTTGTTGCCGCTGTTCACGCGCAACTTCTGGCCCGACAACCCGTCCATCCGACGCCCTTTCCGGTTCCTGACCTACATCCTGCGGGTCCTTTGGGACATCGTGGTGGCCAGCGTCAACGTGGCCTACATCGTCCTCAACCCGGTGCGCAAACCGCGCCCGGCGTTCGTTTCCTACCCGCTGGAACTGAAGCACCCGCTGGCCATTTCCACACTGGCGGGCACCATCTCCCTGACACCGGGCACGGTCAGTGCCGACGTCAGTGACGACGAATCGCTGCTGCTGATTCACGTACTGGACATGGAAGACGAAGCGGCGCTGGTGGAAGAGATCAAGAAACGTTACGAGCGTCCGCTGCTGGAGATTTTCAAATGA